A window of the Sandaracinaceae bacterium genome harbors these coding sequences:
- a CDS encoding efflux RND transporter periplasmic adaptor subunit, which produces MRHGHGTRDAARIALTAWLVVAAGGCDAVREAEPEGPEPLQGVVEHETRRLGFEVGGRVTNVPVREGDGVDTGETLATLDPELAEVEVQARAAEVAVAEAQLTLLRAGVRVQERRATRAELAAAREQLRVAERQRDRVVALAERGAAPRADADSVEAAYAQASAQVAALTQRSSAQRQGPRSEEEAVAQAGIDAARVALHAAELHLARQQLRAESTGTVLERLVEPGEVVAPGVPAFVVAELDHPYVDVFVPEARVAEARVGRPATVRVDALPDALHGVVEYIGQRTEFTPRYLFSERERPSLVVRVRVRIDDPQHALRAGVPAFVTWDEATP; this is translated from the coding sequence ATGAGACACGGTCACGGCACGCGAGATGCCGCGCGCATCGCACTGACCGCATGGCTGGTGGTCGCGGCAGGGGGTTGCGACGCCGTTCGAGAAGCCGAGCCCGAAGGACCGGAGCCGCTGCAGGGCGTGGTGGAGCACGAGACGCGGCGCCTTGGGTTCGAGGTGGGTGGGCGCGTCACGAACGTGCCCGTGCGCGAGGGAGATGGCGTGGACACGGGCGAGACGCTGGCCACGCTGGACCCCGAGCTCGCCGAGGTCGAGGTCCAGGCGCGCGCCGCCGAGGTGGCGGTGGCCGAGGCCCAGCTGACGCTGCTGCGCGCCGGGGTCCGCGTTCAGGAGCGACGCGCGACACGGGCCGAGCTGGCTGCAGCACGTGAGCAGCTGCGGGTGGCCGAGCGGCAGCGGGACCGGGTCGTCGCGCTGGCCGAGCGGGGTGCCGCGCCTCGAGCCGACGCCGACAGCGTGGAGGCCGCCTATGCCCAAGCTAGCGCCCAGGTCGCCGCGCTGACGCAGCGCTCCAGCGCGCAACGCCAAGGGCCACGCAGCGAGGAGGAGGCCGTCGCACAAGCGGGCATCGACGCCGCGCGGGTGGCCCTGCATGCCGCCGAGCTGCACCTCGCTCGGCAGCAGCTGCGAGCCGAGTCCACGGGCACGGTGCTCGAGCGCCTGGTCGAGCCCGGGGAGGTGGTCGCCCCCGGGGTGCCCGCCTTCGTCGTGGCCGAGCTGGACCATCCGTACGTCGACGTCTTCGTGCCCGAAGCTCGCGTCGCGGAGGCGCGCGTGGGACGCCCTGCGACGGTACGCGTGGACGCGCTGCCGGACGCGCTGCACGGCGTGGTCGAGTACATCGGCCAGCGCACCGAGTTCACGCCTCGTTACCTGTTCAGCGAGCGGGAGCGGCCGAGCCTGGTGGTGCGCGTCCGCGTGCGTATCGACGACCCACAGCACGCGCTGCGCGCGGGTGTCCCCGCGTTCGTGACGTGGGACGAGGCCACGCCATGA
- a CDS encoding WG repeat-containing protein: MAGREGLIESMRGDREEVEMNAGVFGALTITFESAAQKKAWLATPLVAGQATLDAAKLACEDSDLFGSAFTVKAKSLKAALEALTDMGFEIEKRHVDAWEKTTLEGAPAIGLRTKGELTAKTDAKAWLAFLEKAAKRGDTFFGVTNAAKRVTVLAYFGGYDEYTHAHEGFMLALATATDAGAQGTLAFVGDAGMLDEAVYQGVRRVDGALVGTRYEEPQDLTEALYDALLKDHDLDPEAISAGRAAWLDTHAEKKVLLERGGKAALIRADGTFMVEPRYIGLGSPREGRISFRPDGALWGYLDEGGAVAVEPAFLSASDFHEGLARVRVETERVVVSEYSARVSMKYGFIDPSGSWAIPAVHDQVENFAGGRAMVTVGGKVGFLDPRGELAVPAVYDFAMAFVDGFALVCEGNRYDGGKWGFVGPDGDALVAPRFRSAGAFYQGFAPFLDDSGTWGLLDTKGAVALSPRFREAAFVQEERILTRGEGGYGVFDMQGEVVLPARFRRITPRGIVYDALCEDGRFELYGRDGARLGELRLAELGDLGDGRLTARAEPGGPWGYVDMDGQWALAPRYAQAYPFGDGRAIVVDEGGVAVIDSEGSVIGRPENGYIGSATAFYPCGFAVLARHGSHALVDRSGALVIPFHLSATYLKYPGAAWVEYARPDR, encoded by the coding sequence ATGGCCGGGCGCGAGGGTTTGATCGAGTCGATGCGGGGTGACCGCGAGGAGGTCGAGATGAATGCAGGGGTGTTCGGTGCGTTGACGATCACGTTCGAGTCTGCCGCCCAGAAGAAGGCCTGGCTGGCCACGCCGCTCGTCGCGGGGCAGGCCACGCTCGATGCGGCAAAGCTGGCGTGCGAGGACTCGGACCTGTTCGGCAGCGCCTTCACGGTGAAGGCCAAGTCGCTGAAAGCCGCGCTCGAGGCGCTGACCGACATGGGCTTCGAGATCGAGAAGCGTCACGTGGACGCGTGGGAGAAGACCACGCTGGAGGGCGCGCCGGCCATCGGGCTGCGCACGAAGGGCGAGCTGACCGCCAAGACCGACGCCAAGGCCTGGCTCGCGTTCCTGGAGAAGGCGGCCAAGCGCGGCGACACCTTCTTCGGCGTCACCAACGCGGCCAAGCGCGTGACGGTGCTGGCCTACTTCGGGGGCTACGACGAGTACACGCACGCGCACGAGGGGTTCATGTTGGCGCTGGCCACCGCCACGGACGCTGGTGCACAAGGGACGCTCGCCTTCGTGGGCGACGCCGGCATGCTGGACGAGGCCGTGTACCAAGGGGTCCGCCGCGTCGACGGGGCGCTGGTGGGCACGCGCTACGAGGAGCCGCAGGACCTGACAGAAGCGCTGTACGACGCGTTGCTGAAGGACCACGACCTCGACCCCGAGGCCATCTCGGCCGGACGCGCCGCGTGGTTGGACACACACGCGGAGAAGAAGGTGCTGCTCGAGCGCGGGGGCAAGGCCGCCCTCATCCGAGCGGACGGCACGTTCATGGTGGAGCCGCGCTACATCGGGCTCGGCAGCCCGCGCGAGGGGCGTATCAGCTTCCGCCCCGACGGCGCCCTCTGGGGCTACCTGGACGAGGGCGGCGCCGTCGCGGTCGAGCCGGCGTTCCTCTCGGCGAGCGACTTCCACGAAGGGCTCGCGCGGGTGCGGGTGGAGACCGAGCGCGTGGTCGTGAGCGAGTACTCGGCGCGCGTCAGCATGAAGTATGGGTTCATCGACCCGAGCGGCAGCTGGGCGATCCCGGCCGTCCACGACCAGGTCGAGAACTTCGCGGGAGGGCGGGCGATGGTCACCGTGGGGGGCAAGGTCGGGTTCCTCGACCCACGCGGAGAGCTGGCGGTGCCGGCCGTGTACGACTTCGCGATGGCCTTCGTGGATGGCTTCGCCCTGGTGTGTGAGGGCAACCGCTACGACGGCGGCAAGTGGGGCTTCGTGGGTCCCGACGGCGACGCGCTGGTCGCGCCGCGATTTCGCAGCGCGGGCGCGTTCTATCAGGGCTTCGCGCCGTTCCTCGACGACTCGGGCACGTGGGGGCTGCTCGACACGAAGGGCGCCGTGGCCCTCAGCCCGCGCTTCCGCGAAGCGGCGTTCGTGCAAGAGGAGCGCATCCTCACGCGCGGTGAAGGCGGCTATGGCGTGTTCGACATGCAGGGTGAGGTCGTGCTCCCGGCGAGGTTCCGGCGGATCACACCGCGAGGGATCGTGTACGACGCGCTGTGCGAGGACGGGCGCTTCGAGCTCTACGGTCGTGACGGCGCGCGCCTGGGTGAGCTGCGCCTGGCGGAGCTCGGCGACCTCGGCGATGGTCGCCTCACGGCGCGCGCCGAGCCCGGAGGCCCGTGGGGCTACGTGGACATGGACGGGCAGTGGGCCCTCGCGCCGCGCTACGCGCAGGCGTACCCCTTCGGGGACGGGCGCGCCATCGTGGTGGACGAGGGCGGCGTCGCCGTCATCGACTCGGAAGGCAGCGTGATCGGGCGCCCGGAGAACGGCTACATCGGCAGCGCCACGGCGTTCTACCCGTGTGGCTTCGCGGTGCTGGCGCGCCATGGCTCGCACGCCTTGGTGGACAGAAGCGGCGCGTTGGTCATCCCCTTCCACCTGAGCGCGACGTACCTGAAGTACCCGGGCGCTGCGTGGGTGGAGTACGCGCGGCCCGATCGCTAG
- a CDS encoding ankyrin repeat domain-containing protein, which yields MKAPKERGRALVEALVGVLASPDSPVADPTPLTDEALRAAEASAGVALSPTMHALLALDHTWVERELGWFHGGVFAATSAAQLIEAWAGELWPAYTSLVNARFPARALPLQRSQDTFSLLYLGDPDEQGEYPVLELDQDDVPVMGVAAAGFDVWLGRRLGLLGPRAFATEQKATAKRLWNRQSDLGLDDVPKRLPEPVAGPAPGTVHHTPVVASAPKKKARKLSDTQLSNALLAAAEQGAVRRLAELVPDAQGRGLGPAPLDAALCAAAHHDRPEAVALLLEAGANPNARDRYGCALARAMWCADDQVHDLLLARGANPNGPDVNGKTALHAAVARGRTSLVAKLLAAGASLARRDAYGHTPLHTAVSISHPDPLPPLAILELLLGAGVVEDGKVPLLPYARANAPNEYVALISRALGAHGPAGPGGASS from the coding sequence ATGAAGGCACCGAAGGAGCGTGGTCGCGCGTTGGTGGAGGCCTTGGTGGGGGTGCTGGCATCCCCCGACTCACCGGTCGCGGACCCTACGCCGCTCACGGACGAGGCCCTGAGGGCCGCGGAGGCCTCTGCCGGTGTGGCGCTGTCGCCGACCATGCACGCGCTCCTCGCGCTCGATCACACCTGGGTCGAGCGCGAACTAGGCTGGTTCCATGGCGGGGTCTTCGCGGCCACGTCCGCCGCTCAGCTGATCGAGGCCTGGGCGGGCGAGCTGTGGCCTGCGTACACGAGCCTGGTGAACGCGCGGTTCCCGGCGCGTGCCCTCCCGCTGCAGCGCAGCCAGGACACGTTCTCGCTGCTCTACCTGGGGGACCCCGACGAGCAGGGCGAGTACCCCGTGCTCGAGCTGGACCAGGACGACGTGCCGGTCATGGGCGTCGCGGCAGCTGGCTTCGACGTGTGGCTGGGGCGGCGGCTCGGTCTGCTCGGTCCGCGCGCGTTCGCGACGGAGCAGAAGGCGACCGCCAAGCGCCTGTGGAACCGGCAGTCGGATCTGGGGCTCGACGACGTCCCGAAGCGCCTGCCCGAGCCCGTGGCAGGCCCAGCGCCGGGGACCGTGCACCACACCCCGGTCGTGGCGAGCGCGCCCAAGAAGAAGGCGCGCAAGCTGAGCGACACGCAGCTGAGCAACGCGCTCCTCGCCGCCGCGGAGCAGGGCGCCGTGCGGCGGCTGGCCGAGCTGGTGCCCGACGCACAGGGGCGTGGACTCGGGCCTGCGCCGCTCGACGCCGCATTGTGCGCCGCGGCCCACCACGACCGCCCCGAGGCGGTCGCCCTGCTGCTGGAGGCCGGCGCCAACCCGAACGCCCGGGACCGCTACGGCTGCGCGCTGGCGCGCGCCATGTGGTGCGCCGACGACCAAGTGCACGATCTGCTGCTGGCGCGCGGCGCGAACCCCAACGGCCCCGACGTGAACGGCAAGACGGCGCTGCACGCCGCCGTCGCCCGTGGGCGCACCTCCCTCGTGGCGAAGCTCCTGGCGGCCGGGGCGTCGCTTGCCCGCCGCGACGCGTACGGCCACACGCCGCTGCACACCGCCGTGAGCATCTCCCACCCGGATCCGTTGCCGCCCCTGGCCATCCTCGAGCTGTTGCTGGGGGCTGGCGTCGTCGAGGACGGCAAGGTGCCGCTGCTGCCCTACGCGCGCGCGAACGCACCCAACGAGTACGTGGCGCTGATCAGCCGAGCGCTGGGCGCGCACGGCCCAGCTGGACCCGGAGGAGCCTCCTCGTGA
- a CDS encoding DUF2845 domain-containing protein encodes MRLLLSCLAVLAAFAFIDPAPAQALRCGTRLVREGDTPSQVRERCGEPDDIITTTETRSRTVHRRVSGVIVSDTVSVEVRVVQWVYNFGPQRFMRRLVFEDGLLVDIEELGRGN; translated from the coding sequence ATGCGACTCTTGCTCTCGTGTCTGGCCGTGCTGGCCGCGTTCGCGTTCATCGACCCGGCCCCCGCGCAGGCCCTGCGCTGCGGCACGCGCCTCGTGCGCGAGGGCGACACCCCCAGCCAAGTCCGTGAGCGCTGCGGCGAGCCCGACGACATCATCACCACCACCGAGACGCGTTCGCGGACGGTGCACCGTCGCGTGTCGGGCGTGATCGTCTCCGACACCGTCAGCGTCGAGGTGCGCGTGGTGCAGTGGGTCTACAACTTCGGTCCGCAGCGTTTCATGCGCCGCCTGGTCTTCGAAGACGGCCTGCTGGTGGACATCGAGGAGCTCGGGCGCGGCAACTGA
- a CDS encoding sigma-70 family RNA polymerase sigma factor — MTDSSGRGETAEERARFERLFRENVAYVIHTLRRLGVREADLEDVAHEVFLVVHRKWADYDPSRPLKPWLFGIAMRCGAAQRRRASVRRELPTDPQAHTALQRVGTPADSPELAERRALVHRALEFVHESRRPVLILHDLDGVSMPDIVAELGIPLNTGYSRLRLARAEMRETLKALSGGELP, encoded by the coding sequence GTGACGGATTCGTCCGGCCGTGGTGAAACAGCAGAGGAGCGGGCGCGGTTCGAGCGCCTGTTCCGAGAAAACGTCGCCTATGTCATCCACACGTTGAGGCGACTCGGGGTCCGCGAGGCCGACCTCGAGGATGTCGCACACGAGGTCTTCTTGGTCGTTCACCGCAAATGGGCCGACTACGACCCCAGCCGCCCGCTCAAGCCGTGGCTGTTCGGCATCGCCATGCGCTGCGGAGCCGCGCAGCGACGCCGCGCGAGCGTACGGCGTGAGCTGCCGACCGACCCTCAGGCCCACACCGCGCTGCAGCGCGTGGGCACCCCTGCGGACTCGCCCGAGCTCGCAGAGCGGCGCGCGCTGGTGCACCGGGCCCTCGAGTTCGTGCACGAGTCGCGGCGACCCGTGTTGATCCTGCACGACCTCGACGGTGTCTCGATGCCCGACATCGTCGCCGAGCTGGGGATCCCGCTGAACACCGGCTACTCGCGGCTGCGATTGGCGAGGGCGGAGATGCGCGAGACGCTGAAGGCGTTGAGCGGAGGGGAGCTGCCATGA
- a CDS encoding right-handed parallel beta-helix repeat-containing protein: MTPTRPHLLARGLWTALILHTCLPGCGGGGATHGGADGSVATPDSAVIPGTDGGVFTGGGQAPVAVDCQHIGSGRDIQVGNPAVESGSGILQVTSIGDVPWETLAAGDTVRIFHRSEPYREKFTIATSGTEAQPIRVCGVPSASGELPVLSGDMATTRSALGSVFGAYGNDSMQQRGIVIIRGEEYEERVEWITVEGLRFTGTMHAPYHTEDANDFVDWDGTTRPYDGGAAGIRVQKAAHLVIRGNEFDHLQVGVYMISQDLNYGEQFMIRDVLLEGNYFHDNALVADYNKHQAYIQGIGFTVQYNYFGSPIAGSLGNDLKMRTAGEVIRYNYFENGAHAIDLVDIEDFVGAVQPWQFAYQVTQLPNAERTDAMTRQAEAWTAYQATFVYGNLFHMVGEDAWPSVIHYGFDNSPFDRRPGTLYFYFNTLVYETDAADDSTMRVFDCCSDFEDSYYGDDAVQVGGLWHYVHGGTDYGPMLQQVAEDFPLMRAIDNVFVLKSHTPGQPRSDWEWNRWASDRVSLERNFITTGWDTQDLDSSATLDGFGMGQMPESVVYPGANGAHHVTGAETLITGAALPVDLQTFAPLAGGPLFDEAEALPSDIPASLHPTHQVSLVPGSPGQLNIEARTSLTTLGAIE, from the coding sequence ATGACTCCGACACGACCACACTTGCTCGCGCGCGGCCTCTGGACCGCGCTCATCCTTCACACCTGCCTCCCTGGTTGCGGCGGTGGCGGTGCCACGCACGGAGGCGCTGACGGTAGCGTTGCCACGCCTGACAGCGCCGTGATCCCGGGCACTGACGGCGGCGTGTTCACGGGTGGGGGCCAAGCCCCCGTCGCGGTGGACTGCCAACACATCGGCAGCGGGCGCGACATCCAGGTGGGCAACCCCGCCGTCGAGAGCGGGAGCGGCATCCTGCAGGTGACGAGCATCGGCGACGTCCCGTGGGAGACCCTGGCCGCGGGTGACACCGTGCGCATCTTCCACCGCAGCGAGCCCTATCGCGAGAAGTTCACCATCGCCACGTCGGGCACGGAGGCGCAGCCCATCCGGGTGTGTGGCGTGCCCTCCGCGAGCGGCGAGCTGCCCGTGCTCTCGGGCGACATGGCCACCACGCGGTCCGCGCTCGGTTCCGTCTTCGGGGCGTACGGCAACGACAGCATGCAGCAGCGCGGCATCGTCATCATCCGCGGCGAGGAGTACGAAGAGCGCGTCGAGTGGATCACCGTCGAGGGCCTGCGCTTCACCGGCACGATGCACGCGCCCTACCACACGGAGGACGCCAACGACTTCGTCGACTGGGACGGCACCACGCGCCCCTACGACGGCGGCGCCGCGGGCATCCGCGTGCAGAAGGCCGCGCACCTGGTCATCCGCGGCAACGAGTTCGACCACCTGCAGGTGGGCGTCTACATGATCAGCCAGGACCTGAACTACGGTGAGCAGTTCATGATCCGCGACGTGCTGCTCGAGGGAAACTACTTCCACGACAACGCCCTGGTGGCCGACTACAACAAGCACCAGGCATACATCCAGGGCATCGGGTTCACCGTTCAGTACAACTACTTCGGGAGCCCGATCGCGGGCTCCCTGGGTAACGACCTGAAGATGCGCACCGCGGGCGAGGTCATTCGCTACAACTACTTCGAGAACGGGGCGCATGCGATCGACCTGGTGGACATCGAGGACTTCGTGGGCGCCGTGCAGCCTTGGCAGTTCGCGTACCAGGTCACGCAGCTCCCGAACGCGGAGCGGACGGACGCCATGACGCGACAGGCCGAAGCGTGGACCGCCTATCAGGCGACGTTCGTGTACGGGAACCTGTTCCACATGGTGGGCGAGGACGCGTGGCCCAGCGTCATCCACTACGGCTTCGACAACAGCCCCTTCGATCGTCGCCCGGGCACGCTCTACTTCTACTTCAACACGCTGGTGTACGAGACGGATGCGGCGGACGACTCGACCATGCGCGTGTTCGACTGCTGCTCGGACTTCGAGGACAGCTACTACGGCGACGACGCCGTACAGGTCGGCGGCCTCTGGCACTACGTCCACGGCGGCACCGACTACGGCCCGATGCTGCAGCAGGTGGCGGAGGACTTTCCGCTGATGCGCGCCATCGACAACGTGTTCGTGTTGAAGAGCCACACGCCCGGGCAACCGCGCAGCGACTGGGAGTGGAACCGCTGGGCGTCGGACCGCGTGTCGCTCGAGCGCAACTTCATCACCACGGGCTGGGACACGCAGGACCTCGACTCGAGCGCGACGCTGGACGGGTTCGGCATGGGCCAGATGCCCGAGTCGGTGGTGTACCCAGGCGCCAACGGCGCGCACCACGTCACGGGTGCGGAGACGCTCATCACGGGCGCGGCGCTTCCCGTGGATCTGCAGACCTTTGCGCCGCTGGCAGGTGGGCCTTTGTTCGACGAGGCCGAGGCGCTCCCCTCGGACATTCCGGCGTCGCTCCACCCGACCCATCAGGTAAGCCTGGTGCCCGGCTCACCGGGCCAGCTGAACATCGAGGCGCGCACGTCGCTCACGACGCTCGGAGCCATCGAGTAG
- a CDS encoding FKBP-type peptidyl-prolyl cis-trans isomerase, whose protein sequence is MALCALLAGSSGWLGCGGTSSSTEHVTTTPVPVVTPMTPEPPPTLNMPRPPLTVEAPADVTAPPAYAERTPSGLWSRLLYPGTGAHPRAQDVVVVRYTGWTTDGNTFDTTLEADVARAFPLRAMIPGWAEGLMLMREGEQRRMWIPEVLAYDGSSNGPAGMLVYDIELLGVEASPPDVPEDVASPPSHAEVTASGLASEVVWAGSGSAHPSRDSRVTVHYSGWTTDGAMFDSSITRGRPATFPLSAVILGWTEGVQLMVVGEKRRFWIPAQLAYGNAPGRPQGMLVFDVTLLSYE, encoded by the coding sequence TTGGCGCTGTGCGCGCTGCTGGCAGGTTCCAGCGGTTGGCTCGGCTGCGGGGGCACCTCGTCGAGCACGGAGCACGTCACCACGACGCCCGTGCCGGTCGTGACGCCCATGACGCCCGAGCCGCCGCCGACGTTGAACATGCCGCGTCCGCCGCTCACGGTCGAGGCGCCCGCGGACGTCACGGCGCCGCCCGCGTACGCGGAGAGGACCCCCAGCGGGCTGTGGTCACGCCTGCTCTACCCAGGCACGGGTGCTCACCCACGCGCGCAAGACGTCGTCGTGGTGCGCTACACCGGCTGGACCACCGACGGAAACACGTTCGACACGACCTTGGAAGCCGACGTCGCCCGGGCCTTCCCGCTGAGGGCCATGATCCCGGGCTGGGCCGAAGGCCTGATGCTCATGCGCGAGGGCGAGCAGCGGCGCATGTGGATCCCGGAGGTGCTCGCCTATGATGGGAGCTCGAACGGTCCCGCCGGCATGCTGGTGTACGACATCGAGCTGCTCGGCGTGGAGGCGTCCCCGCCGGACGTTCCGGAGGACGTCGCCTCCCCACCATCCCACGCGGAGGTCACGGCCAGCGGACTCGCGTCCGAGGTCGTGTGGGCGGGCAGCGGCAGCGCACACCCGAGCCGGGACAGCCGCGTCACGGTCCACTATTCGGGCTGGACGACGGACGGTGCGATGTTCGACTCGTCCATCACGCGCGGACGCCCCGCGACGTTCCCGCTGAGCGCGGTGATCCTGGGGTGGACCGAGGGCGTGCAGCTCATGGTGGTGGGCGAGAAGCGCCGCTTCTGGATCCCGGCGCAGCTTGCATACGGCAACGCGCCAGGCAGGCCGCAGGGGATGCTCGTGTTCGACGTCACGCTGCTCAGCTACGAGTAG
- a CDS encoding TetR/AcrR family transcriptional regulator: MAKKPLEEAPPPRRGPRPSVEVRDVLLRAAADLVAERGLSDIPLRMVAERAGVTPAMVGYYFDRKDGLWDALVVSGMEAIRGAIAPSVLGQAGAPELAVVIEGVMRTLHARPWMPVLVLRSLWGAPKHRSGVALQQAPINLALMRTLLARARVDGRPLRSDVPVEAIILVIVSTTVFPVLARPVLERALGRPFDEAFCRELAQSVAALIAHPQEAP, translated from the coding sequence ATGGCAAAGAAGCCCCTCGAAGAAGCCCCGCCCCCACGTCGCGGCCCGCGCCCCAGCGTCGAGGTGCGCGACGTGCTCTTGCGCGCCGCCGCCGACCTGGTGGCCGAGCGCGGACTGTCCGACATCCCCCTGCGCATGGTGGCCGAGCGCGCCGGCGTGACGCCCGCGATGGTGGGCTACTACTTCGACCGCAAGGACGGCCTGTGGGACGCGCTGGTGGTCAGTGGGATGGAAGCCATCCGCGGCGCCATCGCTCCCTCGGTCTTGGGGCAAGCTGGGGCGCCCGAGCTCGCGGTCGTGATCGAAGGCGTGATGCGCACGCTGCACGCGCGCCCGTGGATGCCCGTGCTGGTGCTGCGCTCCCTGTGGGGCGCTCCCAAGCACCGCAGCGGCGTGGCGCTGCAGCAGGCGCCCATCAACCTCGCGCTGATGCGCACGCTGCTGGCTCGCGCGCGCGTCGACGGGCGGCCGCTGCGCTCGGACGTCCCGGTCGAGGCCATCATCCTCGTCATCGTCTCCACCACGGTGTTCCCGGTGCTGGCGCGCCCTGTGCTGGAGCGCGCGCTCGGGAGGCCCTTCGACGAGGCCTTCTGTCGCGAGCTGGCGCAGTCCGTGGCCGCGCTGATCGCCCACCCCCAGGAGGCCCCATGA
- the bamD gene encoding outer membrane protein assembly factor BamD, whose translation MSDLERRDDEAWLSEMLSADQDVPDVSADVESRMLARLGEALVAGDIGGDADADTTADGSTEGGDAGPSTTGDVPQVDPSAMASAAAPAAASGPSWTLLALACGVSAVLGSVAGYVAHDAVSAPSVSAPQPSSATAVIDGQTAEEPLPVVDAPATPAAVDPPAIDGADEVPAADSTRSGEPRPSANPRRGDASVAGVTRDESEPATAPVTEDVAGNAPTEAAARDEALADENALITRAQSALARGRAAEALTALREHQRRFPGGRFVEEREAMTIQAMARTGQVDAARTRAERFYARYPNSLLTRAVRAAVREP comes from the coding sequence ATGAGCGACCTGGAACGACGCGACGACGAGGCTTGGCTGTCGGAGATGCTCTCGGCCGACCAGGACGTGCCAGACGTCTCCGCGGACGTGGAGAGCCGCATGCTCGCGCGCCTCGGGGAAGCCCTTGTGGCGGGTGACATCGGTGGCGACGCGGACGCCGACACAACCGCCGACGGTTCGACCGAGGGCGGAGACGCGGGCCCCAGCACGACGGGAGACGTGCCGCAGGTGGATCCCTCCGCGATGGCGAGCGCGGCGGCACCGGCCGCGGCGAGCGGCCCCTCGTGGACCTTGCTCGCCTTGGCTTGTGGCGTGAGCGCCGTGCTGGGGAGCGTGGCGGGATACGTGGCGCACGATGCGGTCTCCGCGCCCTCGGTCTCCGCGCCGCAGCCGTCGAGCGCCACGGCTGTCATCGACGGGCAAACGGCCGAGGAGCCGCTCCCCGTGGTGGACGCGCCCGCGACGCCAGCCGCCGTGGACCCACCCGCCATCGATGGTGCCGACGAAGTGCCCGCGGCCGACAGCACACGGAGCGGCGAACCCCGGCCCTCAGCGAACCCCCGACGGGGCGACGCGTCCGTCGCGGGCGTCACACGCGACGAGAGCGAGCCCGCCACCGCACCCGTGACGGAGGACGTCGCGGGCAACGCGCCCACCGAGGCCGCCGCTCGGGACGAGGCGCTCGCGGACGAGAACGCGCTCATCACGCGCGCTCAGAGCGCCCTCGCGCGTGGACGGGCCGCGGAGGCCCTCACCGCGCTGCGAGAGCATCAGCGCCGCTTCCCCGGGGGTCGCTTCGTCGAGGAGCGCGAGGCCATGACCATCCAGGCGATGGCGCGCACCGGCCAGGTGGACGCCGCCCGAACGCGCGCCGAGCGCTTCTACGCGCGCTACCCCAACAGCCTGCTCACACGCGCCGTGCGCGCGGCGGTGCGGGAGCCATGA
- a CDS encoding response regulator transcription factor, with amino-acid sequence MSTTARPIRVFMADDHPVMVTGLSRILAGVPDVDVVGIAYDVHELLRTDPQDLDVIVLDVSMPGMRGGETVETLRARYAPVLLFTLEPDTAQVVELLRAGASGVVSKSARVEVLLDAIRTVATGGRVIPIPLAERVAGGGEGWPHEALSERERAIFERLVRGNAPKSIAFELQLATSTVYTYAERIRQKLGVDSQVALVAYAHRAGLLGKGSEEG; translated from the coding sequence GTGAGCACCACAGCGCGCCCCATTCGCGTCTTCATGGCCGACGACCACCCGGTCATGGTCACGGGCCTCTCGCGCATCCTCGCGGGCGTGCCCGACGTGGACGTGGTGGGCATCGCGTACGACGTGCACGAGTTGCTCCGCACAGACCCCCAGGATCTCGACGTGATCGTGCTGGACGTCAGCATGCCGGGGATGCGCGGGGGCGAGACGGTCGAGACGCTGCGCGCGCGCTACGCGCCGGTGCTGCTGTTCACGCTCGAGCCCGACACCGCGCAGGTGGTCGAGCTGCTGCGCGCGGGGGCGTCTGGTGTCGTCAGCAAGAGCGCCCGGGTGGAGGTGCTGCTCGACGCCATCCGCACCGTGGCCACAGGTGGGCGCGTCATCCCCATCCCGCTCGCCGAGCGTGTCGCGGGCGGCGGGGAGGGCTGGCCCCACGAGGCCCTCAGCGAGCGCGAGCGGGCCATCTTCGAGCGCCTCGTCCGCGGCAACGCGCCCAAGAGCATCGCCTTCGAGCTGCAGCTCGCCACCAGCACGGTCTACACCTACGCGGAGCGCATTCGACAGAAGCTGGGGGTCGACAGCCAGGTGGCGTTGGTGGCGTACGCGCACCGCGCCGGTCTCCTCGGTAAGGGCAGCGAAGAGGGCTGA